GAACGATAACGTCTTTGAATGCCTCACAACCATCAAAACGCTGCCCTTTATTAGTCCAGTTTAACAATCTGTCACGAAGATCGATTACAAAATCTTTATCATGACCCGCCTCATTCAGCAATAAATTTACACACTTGAGCAGGTATGGGCCTGTCTTGGTTCTGAGTTGACTGACAAAATGACGACATGTATCTTCACATTCAAAGATCACTGCAGACATATCCTCAATAATGTCAAGCCAGCCAAAGATGAGACATGCACCACTTAAAGCCCATCTTTCAGTAGAACCTCCACGACTAGATGAAAAAACATCATTGCCAGCCTGATCTTTCCTTTTTGTCTGCCCTTCCTTTGACTCCATAACCAGACCAGTGCTTGCGTAGTGCAGAAGCACGTTACAGTCTTGCTCACTAATAcaagcaaaggacacaagcaacACCCCTAAAGGAACCCGTAAATGCAGAAAATTAGGGCATGAGAGAGGGACGTCTAATTGATCTGCACCTTGCACTTGACTGACAGCAGTTATGCGACAAAACTTCGCACAGCGATCATCAAAATCTTTAATAAGGGAACTGACAGGGTTGGTTGACACATTAAGTTTCTCTGTATCCCCTACTGTGGGTACTCGCAGTCTCCTCCGGTGATTTACCGTACTGCTATGGTGTGGATTACTTGGGCGCTTTTTGTTGTTCCTGGCCCAAGAATGTGATAACTCCACCATATTGTTAGCTAACATCTGGCATTCATCACCATTAGAAGGGCATAACACCCACGAAAGGTAAAATGCTGCCCTCTGAGCAAGATTGATATCACTTATTGATTCAGCAGTTTTCTCCTCAGATAATACTTCTGATAAATAACCTTGTGAACCTTCCTGGTGAAATAGTAGAGCAGTGGCAAAACTGAACCAGGTAGGGAAGTTCGTAATTGTCAACCTGCAGCACCACAGAGCAGGAGCAATTAGCTTTGAGTTGAACAGCATGCTAAATATCTGGATATTATTGTTTGCATGTTAATAAGCATACCAAGCAGAACTGTATTTGAATTTGACCAATCCCTTTGATGGTTGTTTCTTGCCAAAGTGTGACCCTTTTGATGGTTGTGATTGTATGTTTTTCCATGAAGAGTTGTCGCTGTTTGTTTTACCCAAGAAAACCATAGCTTCTATGTAAGAAACAAGATCCAAAAATCGTCTGCATGATATGGGCCCAGTTAGTATGGCAAGTAAATCCCTTTGTTGGCTTGGGAAATAAGCATATGTAAAGGGAAATTTCTGTCCTAGTTCCATGGATATTCCCCATCCCGTAGGCTCGAGAAGAATATCTAATACTGATGATACCACTGCTGTGCAAAGTCCTAGCACAGAACCCATACCCCTGCAAACAGAATATACGCAAAATAAGGAAAAGTTGTAAAAGAGATATCCACAAACAAGAAGCCCAGAATGTGTAATGCATTCAGACAACATGCAGAACTGTGTGGATCCGTAATAGTGCTGTGGGTATACCATTTAGAACAGGAGGAAGGAATGCTACAGAAGATTAAACAATTAACTATCTGGTTAATAGAGTTTCCATCTACAGAAGATTAAATAACTAACTGATAATAAATTTTAAAATGATACAAAACATGAATCTGTTAATTCAGTTTTGAAGTAGTTTAAATCCAAGCTTTGAAGAGTTTACTTGGCCATGCACATTACCCCTTTTCTAATAATGAACTTCAACTTTGCTAGTTGCAGGCTCAAGACATAACACTTTTATTGTGCTGTGTGCAAGTTTAATTGCAAGCGTGAAAATGATTCAAGATGCCAACTGACATAAACACAACAAACTCAGAGTCACAAACAAAAACAATAGAGAAGCTAGTACAAGTATTATGAGGTGTGAAGTTACGTCGCAAGAAACCATATATGGAATAATGACCGCATCTCCAAGAACGCTGGTGGGGAGCAAACTAAGCATATTACAATCACACGCCATGCTTCCCGATCATGTAATTCTTTTCTCAGACATAGCAAAGGCCTTGTG
The sequence above is drawn from the Triticum aestivum cultivar Chinese Spring chromosome 7A, IWGSC CS RefSeq v2.1, whole genome shotgun sequence genome and encodes:
- the LOC123151394 gene encoding uncharacterized protein isoform X1, with the translated sequence MAPPPPLDDLTHLLAEVASRLARPPGGSLGPSSVAADALSASISSLAAALNPRAAAPASSGTRVLDAALTLMCFDPQEVDRARLDCLVRTAVSALSDSASCRVARTDDRAEMLCVGSSVSPRDCRELVRSCAALVDKLGGRDVAGHSYDLLHAAVETALLSPRYQCLFPLPYYREDGEGSCEMGTISLDVTTHPSYQVLPSDGSIPPRALLWHHDPSILKHDLSEMLREAITRPLLCLRKELHDREAWRVIVICLVCSPPAFLEMRSLFHIWFLATGMGSVLGLCTAVVSSVLDILLEPTGWGISMELGQKFPFTYAYFPSQQRDLLAILTGPISCRRFLDLVSYIEAMVFLGKTNSDNSSWKNIQSQPSKGSHFGKKQPSKGLVKFKYSSAWLTITNFPTWFSFATALLFHQEGSQGYLSEVLSEEKTAESISDINLAQRAAFYLSWVLCPSNGDECQMLANNMVELSHSWARNNKKRPSNPHHSSTVNHRRRLRVPTVGDTEKLNVSTNPVSSLIKDFDDRCAKFCRITAVSQVQGADQLDVPLSCPNFLHLRVPLGVLLVSFACISEQDCNVLLHYASTGLVMESKEGQTKRKDQAGNDVFSSSRGGSTERWALSGACLIFGWLDIIEDMSAVIFECEDTCRHFVSQLRTKTGPYLLKCVNLLLNEAGHDKDFVIDLRDRLLNWTNKGQRFDGCEAFKDVIVQMNAKIQPSS
- the LOC123151394 gene encoding uncharacterized protein isoform X2, which translates into the protein MAPPPPLDDLTHLLAEVASRLARPPGGSLGPSSVAADALSASISSLAAALNPRAAAPASSGTRVLDAALTLMCFDPQEVDRARLDCLVRTAVSALSDSASCRVARTDDRAEMLCVGSSVSPRDCRELVRSCAALVDKLGGRDVAGHSYDLLHAAVETALLSPRYQCLFPLPYYREDGEGSCEMGTISLDVTTHPSYQVLPSDGSIPPRALLWHHDPSILKHDLSEMLREAITRPLLCLRKELHDREAWRVIVICLVCSPPAFLEMRSLFHIWGMGSVLGLCTAVVSSVLDILLEPTGWGISMELGQKFPFTYAYFPSQQRDLLAILTGPISCRRFLDLVSYIEAMVFLGKTNSDNSSWKNIQSQPSKGSHFGKKQPSKGLVKFKYSSAWLTITNFPTWFSFATALLFHQEGSQGYLSEVLSEEKTAESISDINLAQRAAFYLSWVLCPSNGDECQMLANNMVELSHSWARNNKKRPSNPHHSSTVNHRRRLRVPTVGDTEKLNVSTNPVSSLIKDFDDRCAKFCRITAVSQVQGADQLDVPLSCPNFLHLRVPLGVLLVSFACISEQDCNVLLHYASTGLVMESKEGQTKRKDQAGNDVFSSSRGGSTERWALSGACLIFGWLDIIEDMSAVIFECEDTCRHFVSQLRTKTGPYLLKCVNLLLNEAGHDKDFVIDLRDRLLNWTNKGQRFDGCEAFKDVIVQMNAKIQPSS